The Vigna radiata var. radiata cultivar VC1973A unplaced genomic scaffold, Vradiata_ver6 scaffold_290, whole genome shotgun sequence genome has a window encoding:
- the LOC106754338 gene encoding cysteine-rich receptor-like protein kinase 10: MXGIQRICFTFLLLLNFRSFITKAEEQTYLGSSCDNTPQQTLSSAYQTNLDRILNWMSSDSATSNGYNITTIGSNNSSLYGLYYCGSDLTGYSCQVCISTAARDAHRLCSNRVSAVVWHDYCVIRYSNEDFFGKAMTYPTWHVLGTKNISKITEIQIGEDFLRSLIRKATNGTNQLYYRDGFNLSATESRYSVVQCSRDLTNEVCRQCLEDILAELSKCCEQKLAWXIWSGSCLIRYDDYMFYLLNTQPPSAPAPNVQDKQGSDNRSKILIITLSVTGPIIVLCFSVYSFWHRKRVRKERLPLPSFHKIQPGEMWNTDLPRIPLITILESTDNFSEASKLGEGGFGSVYKGTLPDGTQIAVKRLSEFSGQGSEEFKNEVMFIAKLRHRNLVRLLACCSEGNEKILVYEYLPNKSLDFHLFDVERRKQFDWKLRLSIINGIARGMFYLXEDSQLRVXHRDLKASNVLLDHDMNPKISDFGLARAFEVGQNQANTKRVMGTYGYMAPEYAMEGLFSVKSDVFSFGVLVLEII, encoded by the exons ATGATNGGAATACAAAGGATATGTTTTACTTTCTTGTTACTGCTGAATTTCAGGTCATTCATTACAAAGGCTGAAGAACAGACATACCTCGGAAGTAGCTGCGATAACACCCCCCAACAAACTCTCAGCAGTGCATACCAAACCAACCTTGATAGAATCCTGAACTGGATGTCCTCAGATTCAGCCACAAGCAATGGTTACAACATCACCACCATAGGCTCCAACAATAGCTCTTTGTACGGCCTCTATTATTGTGGGAGTGACTTGACTGGATACAGTTGTCAAGTTTGTATTTCCACTGCTGCAAGAGATGCCCATCGGCTCTGCTCCAATAGGGTGTCTGCTGTGGTATGGCATGATTACTGCGTTATAAGGTACTCAAATGAGGACTTCTTTGGGAAAGCTATGACATATCCAACATGGCATGTTCTCGGAACAAAAAACATATCGAAAATAACAGAGATTCAGATAGGTGAGGATTTTTTGAGAAGTTTGATCAGAAAAGCAACTAATGGAACCAACCAGTTGTATTATAGGGATGGCTTCAATTTGAGTGCCACTGAGAGTAGGTATAGTGTGGTGCAATGCTCTAGAGATCTCACAAATGAAGTGTGCAGACAATGTTTGGAGGACATACTAGCTGAACTTTCCAAATGCTGTGAACAAAAACTAGCATGGANTATTTGGTCTGGAAGTTGTTTGATTCGGTATGATGATTATATGTTCTACCTTCTTAATACCCAACCACCTTCAGCTCCTGCTCCCAATGTACAAG ATAAACAAGGGAGTGATAACCGGTCAAAAATATTGATCATTACCTTGAGTGTGACTGGGCCAATAATTGTGCTATGTTTCAGCGTGTATTCCTTCTGGCATAGGAAAAGAGTGAGAAAAG AACGGCTTCCTCTACCATCTTTTCACAAAATTCAACCAGGGGAAATGTGGAACACGGACCTGCCTAGAATCCCATTAATCACAATTCTAGAGAGTACTGATAACTTTTCAGAAGCATCTAAATTGGGGGAAGGCGGATTCGGCTCCGTTTACAAG GGAACTCTGCCTGATGGAACGCAAATTGCAGTAAAAAGACTCTCAGAATTTTCTGGTCAAGGCTCGGAGGAGTTCAAAAATGAAGTAATGTTTATAGCTAAATTAAGGCATCGTAACCTAGTAAGACTTTTAGCATGTTGCTCAGAGGGAAATGAAAAGATACTCGTATATGAGTATTTGCCGAATAAAAGTCTCGACTTTCACCTATTTG ATGttgagagaagaaaacaatTCGATTGGAAACTAAGATTAAGCATTATCAATGGAATAGCAAGAGGTATGTTTTACCTTCANGAGGACTCTCAACTGAGAGTAATNCATAGAGATCTCAAAGCCAGCAACGTTCTATTAGACCATGACATGAATCCCAAAATATCCGATTTTGGATTGGCAAGGGCATTTGAAGTGGGACAGAACCAAGCAAATACAAAACGAGTTATGGGCACTTA TGGATACATGGCTCCTGAATATGCTATGGAAGGACTATTTTCAGTGAAATCTGATGTTTTCAGCTTTGGAGTTCTTGTTCTAGAAATCATT